Proteins from one Burkholderia sp. genomic window:
- a CDS encoding IS5 family transposase, with amino-acid sequence MRKDIHKTGEPKARYRVRNWAAYNEGLINRGNVTIWIDEAVLARIPDAIPTRGRPCLYGDTLIQALLGVKTVYRLTLRALQGFTQSLRDLAFPSLPVPNYTTLCRRAKTLDVELPILRDNEPIHLVVDSTGLKVYGEGEWKVRQHGYSKRRTWRKVHLALNANTGQVHTALMTNQNVADGDALAKLLDQIPREEQIDVIGGDGAYDTKPCHAAIAARSAISSIPPREGAAHWPADMPGAAWRNGAVDAIARDGRREWKQHSGYHRRSLAENAMYRFKTLTGHCLWARHIAAQATEVAVRVGVINRMADLARPQSVRIA; translated from the coding sequence ATGCGCAAGGACATACACAAGACAGGTGAGCCGAAGGCACGCTACCGTGTCAGGAATTGGGCGGCCTATAATGAAGGCCTGATCAACCGGGGGAACGTAACAATATGGATAGATGAAGCCGTCCTTGCCAGAATACCCGATGCCATACCCACACGTGGTCGCCCGTGTCTATACGGCGATACGCTGATTCAGGCATTACTTGGCGTGAAGACCGTCTATCGACTGACCTTGCGCGCCCTGCAAGGTTTCACCCAAAGTCTGCGTGATTTGGCCTTCCCGAGCTTGCCGGTGCCGAATTACACCACGCTCTGTCGCCGGGCAAAAACGCTTGATGTCGAACTGCCGATCCTTCGTGACAATGAACCGATCCATCTGGTTGTCGACAGCACCGGTCTGAAGGTCTATGGAGAAGGTGAATGGAAGGTGCGCCAGCACGGCTACTCGAAGCGGCGCACGTGGCGTAAAGTCCATCTCGCGCTCAACGCGAATACAGGTCAAGTGCATACCGCGCTAATGACGAATCAGAATGTGGCTGACGGTGACGCTCTGGCCAAGTTGCTCGACCAGATTCCACGCGAAGAACAAATCGATGTCATCGGCGGTGACGGTGCCTACGACACCAAGCCATGCCATGCGGCCATTGCTGCACGCAGTGCTATTTCTTCGATTCCGCCACGCGAGGGTGCCGCTCATTGGCCAGCGGATATGCCCGGTGCGGCGTGGCGTAATGGCGCGGTTGATGCAATTGCCCGTGACGGTCGTCGAGAATGGAAGCAACACAGTGGCTACCACCGGCGATCGCTTGCCGAGAATGCGATGTATCGGTTCAAGACCCTCACCGGCCACTGTCTCTGGGCGCGTCACATCGCCGCGCAGGCGACCGAGGTCGCCGTTCGCGTCGGCGTCATCAACCGTATGGCGGACCTCGCTCGTCCGCAATCCGTTCGTATCGCCTGA
- the bamC gene encoding outer membrane protein assembly factor BamC, which produces MSDLRLTKRFSVVLVTGVFVAGCNSTSTTKIDYKRDSRVKEVSIAVPPNMMDETIDQSSLPPVNGVTSLSSLQKPQQVAPHSDTGVVPVTPGMHLQRDGTESWLVIDDQAPAAVWPQIRRFWQEQGFLLVIDQREKSVMETDWNETYPSVNQGLIRSVITKAMGNSYVTAERNKYRTRLDTAPNGGTYVFISQKGMREALTGPHNDSSKWETRPNNPVLETEYLKRMMAVLAQNDARAKASGTTAAVAAPANTKKGGGAAQKAANSAALVHSSSHFVSGNVPDVSSELTLSEPYDRSWLRVGLALNRANFTVDDLDRTKGLYYVSYVDPKALIETESGFWTQLFQGKKEKTAKQYLVNVKALTQDQTRVAIVDASGNVDSTSPARQIMALLANHLH; this is translated from the coding sequence ATATCTGATCTTCGTCTGACCAAGCGGTTTTCAGTGGTACTGGTAACCGGCGTATTCGTGGCAGGCTGCAACTCGACGTCGACCACGAAAATCGACTACAAGCGTGATTCCCGGGTTAAGGAGGTGTCGATCGCGGTGCCCCCGAACATGATGGACGAGACGATCGACCAGAGTTCGCTGCCACCAGTCAACGGCGTAACCTCGCTGTCGAGCCTACAGAAGCCGCAGCAGGTCGCCCCGCACTCTGATACGGGCGTGGTGCCCGTCACGCCGGGCATGCACCTACAACGCGACGGTACCGAGAGTTGGCTCGTCATCGACGACCAGGCGCCCGCCGCGGTTTGGCCGCAGATCCGCCGTTTCTGGCAAGAGCAGGGTTTCCTGCTCGTGATCGACCAGCGTGAAAAAAGCGTGATGGAAACCGACTGGAACGAGACGTATCCGTCGGTTAACCAGGGCCTGATTCGCAGCGTGATCACCAAGGCGATGGGCAATTCTTACGTGACAGCCGAGCGTAACAAGTACCGCACGCGGCTAGATACTGCGCCTAATGGCGGTACCTACGTATTCATCAGCCAGAAAGGTATGCGCGAGGCCCTGACCGGCCCGCACAATGATTCGAGCAAGTGGGAAACTCGACCGAATAATCCTGTGCTCGAGACCGAATACCTGAAGCGTATGATGGCCGTGCTGGCGCAGAACGATGCACGTGCGAAGGCCAGCGGTACTACGGCAGCGGTCGCCGCACCCGCCAATACGAAGAAGGGTGGCGGCGCTGCACAAAAAGCCGCCAACTCGGCGGCACTAGTCCACTCCTCCAGCCACTTCGTTAGTGGCAATGTACCTGACGTATCGTCCGAACTCACGCTCAGCGAGCCCTATGACCGTTCCTGGCTGCGTGTCGGCCTCGCGCTCAATCGCGCCAACTTTACGGTCGACGATCTCGATCGCACCAAGGGGCTCTACTACGTCAGCTACGTCGACCCGAAAGCACTGATCGAGACCGAGTCAGGCTTCTGGACCCAGCTGTTCCAGGGTAAGAAGGAAAAGACTGCGAAGCAGTACCTGGTCAACGTCAAAGCGCTGACGCAGGACCAAACTCGCGTCGCCATCGTCGACGCGAGCGGCAATGTCGATTCGACCAGCCCGGCCCGCCAAATCATGGCCCTGCTGGCGAACCACTTACACTGA
- a CDS encoding IS5 family transposase, whose product MRKDIHKKGEPKARYRVRNWAACNEGLINRGNVTIWIDEAVLARIPDAIPTRGRPCLYGDTLIQTLLGVKTVYRLTLRALQGFTQSLRDLAFPSLPVPNYTTLCRRAKTLDVELPILRDNEPIYLVVDSTGLKVYGEGEWKVRQHGYSKRRTWRKVHLALNANTGQVHAALMTNQNVADGDALAKLLDQIPREEQIDVIGGDGAYDTKPCHAAIAARSAIPSIPPREGAAHWPADMPGAAWRNGAVDAIARDGRREWKQHSGYHRRSLAENAMYRFKTLTGNCLWARHIAAQATEVAVRVGVINRMADLARPQSVRIA is encoded by the coding sequence ATGCGCAAGGACATACACAAGAAAGGTGAGCCGAAGGCACGCTACCGTGTCAGGAATTGGGCGGCCTGTAATGAAGGCCTGATCAACCGGGGGAACGTAACAATATGGATAGATGAAGCCGTCCTTGCCAGAATACCCGATGCCATACCCACACGCGGTCGCCCGTGTCTATACGGCGATACGCTGATTCAGACATTACTTGGCGTGAAGACCGTCTATCGACTAACGTTGCGCGCCCTGCAAGGTTTCACCCAAAGTCTGCGCGATTTGGCCTTCCCGAGCTTGCCGGTGCCGAATTACACCACGCTCTGTCGCCGGGCAAAAACGCTTGATGTCGAACTGCCGATCCTTCGTGACAATGAACCGATCTATCTGGTTGTCGACAGCACCGGTCTGAAGGTCTATGGAGAAGGTGAATGGAAGGTGCGCCAGCACGGCTACTCGAAGCGGCGCACGTGGCGTAAAGTCCATCTCGCGCTCAACGCGAATACGGGTCAAGTGCATGCCGCGCTAATGACGAATCAGAATGTGGCTGACGGTGACGCTCTGGCCAAGTTGCTCGACCAGATTCCACGCGAAGAACAAATCGATGTCATCGGCGGTGATGGTGCCTACGACACCAAGCCATGCCATGCGGCCATTGCTGCACGCAGTGCTATTCCTTCGATTCCGCCACGCGAGGGTGCCGCTCATTGGCCAGCGGATATGCCCGGTGCGGCGTGGCGTAATGGCGCGGTTGATGCAATTGCCCGTGACGGTCGTCGAGAATGGAAGCAACACAGTGGCTACCACCGGCGATCGCTTGCCGAGAATGCGATGTATCGGTTCAAGACCCTCACCGGCAACTGTCTCTGGGCGCGTCACATCGCTGCGCAGGCGACCGAGGTCGCCGTTCGTGTCGGCGTCATCAACCGCATGGCGGACCTCGCTCGTCCGCAATCCGTTCGTATCGCCTGA
- the rpmA gene encoding 50S ribosomal protein L27 produces the protein MAHKKAGGSSRNGRDSESKRLGVKVYGGQAINAGGIIVRQRGTRIHPGENVSIGKDHTLFALVDGHVKFSTKGAARKHTVIVVPTGVVV, from the coding sequence ATGGCGCATAAAAAGGCAGGCGGGTCCTCCCGAAACGGTCGTGATTCCGAATCAAAGCGCCTCGGCGTGAAGGTGTACGGTGGCCAGGCCATCAATGCCGGTGGCATCATCGTCCGTCAGCGCGGCACCCGCATACACCCGGGCGAAAATGTGAGCATCGGCAAAGACCACACGCTCTTCGCGCTGGTCGATGGGCACGTGAAGTTTTCGACCAAGGGCGCAGCCAGAAAGCACACGGTTATCGTCGTTCCGACCGGCGTTGTTGTATAA
- a CDS encoding IS5 family transposase codes for MRKDIHKKGEPKARYRVRNWAACNEGLINRGNVTIWIDEAVLARIPDAIPTRGRPCLYGDTLIQTLLGVKTVYRLTLRALQGFTQSLRDLAFPSLPVPNYTTLCRRAKTLDFELPILRDNEPIYLVVDSTGLKVYGEGEWKVRQHGYSKRRTWRKVHLALNANTGQVHAALMTNQNVADGDALAKLLDQIPREEQIDVIGGDGAYDTKPCHAAIAARSAIPAIPPREGAVHWPADMPGAAWRNGAVDAIARDGRREWKQDSGYHRRSLAENAIYRFKTLTGNCLWARHIASQATEVSIRVGVINRMADLARPQSVRMA; via the coding sequence ATGCGCAAGGACATACACAAGAAAGGTGAGCCGAAGGCACGCTACCGTGTCAGGAATTGGGCGGCCTGTAATGAAGGCCTGATCAACCGGGGGAACGTAACAATATGGATAGATGAAGCCGTCCTTGCCAGAATACCCGATGCCATACCCACACGCGGTCGCCCGTGTCTATACGGCGATACGCTGATTCAGACATTACTTGGCGTGAAGACCGTCTATCGACTAACGTTGCGCGCCCTGCAAGGTTTCACCCAAAGTCTGCGCGATTTGGCCTTCCCGAGCTTGCCGGTGCCGAATTACACCACGCTCTGTCGCCGGGCAAAAACGCTTGATTTCGAACTGCCGATCCTTCGTGACAATGAACCGATCTATCTGGTTGTCGACAGCACCGGTCTGAAGGTCTATGGAGAAGGTGAATGGAAGGTGCGCCAGCACGGCTACTCGAAGCGGCGCACGTGGCGTAAAGTCCATCTCGCGCTCAACGCGAATACGGGTCAAGTGCATGCCGCGCTAATGACGAATCAGAATGTGGCTGACGGTGACGCTCTGGCCAAGTTGCTCGACCAGATTCCACGCGAAGAACAAATCGATGTCATCGGCGGTGATGGTGCCTACGACACCAAGCCATGCCATGCGGCCATTGCTGCACGCAGTGCTATTCCTGCGATTCCGCCACGCGAGGGTGCCGTTCATTGGCCAGCGGATATGCCCGGTGCGGCGTGGCGTAATGGCGCGGTTGATGCAATTGCCCGTGACGGTCGTCGAGAATGGAAACAAGACAGTGGCTACCACCGCCGATCGCTTGCCGAGAATGCGATCTATCGGTTCAAGACCCTCACCGGCAACTGTCTCTGGGCGCGTCACATCGCCTCGCAGGCGACCGAGGTCTCCATTCGCGTCGGCGTCATCAACCGTATGGCGGACCTCGCTCGTCCGCAATCCGTTCGGATGGCCTAA
- a CDS encoding hypoxanthine-guanine phosphoribosyltransferase, with the protein MNLEEALQIFKHSEQIVSANEVNASIARMASAISEEIGDAFPLVLSVMGGAAVFTGMLLPHLNFPLEFDYIHLTRYRNTTQGGPEMHWRVAPRESVKDRIVIVLDDILDEGQTMAAIRDRILEMGAKRFLSVVLCEKTLAKVKPLHPDFYGFSVPDRYVFGCGMDAKGYWRNLPTIRALTAQL; encoded by the coding sequence ATGAACCTCGAAGAAGCTCTCCAGATATTCAAACACTCTGAACAGATCGTCTCCGCCAACGAAGTCAACGCATCGATCGCCCGGATGGCCTCGGCGATTAGCGAAGAGATCGGCGACGCGTTCCCGCTCGTGCTATCGGTGATGGGCGGCGCGGCCGTGTTCACAGGCATGCTGCTTCCGCATCTCAATTTTCCGCTGGAGTTCGACTATATCCACCTGACGCGTTACCGTAACACCACCCAGGGCGGCCCAGAGATGCACTGGCGCGTAGCGCCGCGTGAATCGGTGAAGGACCGCATAGTGATCGTGCTCGACGACATCCTCGATGAGGGCCAGACCATGGCTGCGATCCGCGACCGGATCCTCGAGATGGGTGCCAAGCGCTTCCTGTCGGTCGTGCTTTGCGAGAAGACACTGGCCAAGGTTAAGCCGTTGCATCCAGATTTCTATGGCTTCTCGGTCCCGGATCGCTACGTGTTCGGCTGCGGGATGGACGCTAAAGGCTACTGGCGCAATCTGCCGACGATTCGCGCGCTGACTGCCCAGCTCTGA
- the pdxJ gene encoding pyridoxine 5'-phosphate synthase, with protein MNFFLTAPTVIDLGVNIDHVATLRNMRGTAYPDPIRAALAAEQAGADAITLHLREDRRHIRDADVRALRPLLTTRMNLECAITQEMLDITCEVRPHDACLVPEKREELTTEGGLDVAGHFESVRTACRQLAESGVRVALFIDPEVEQIRAAHEAGAPVIELHTGTYAEAHNATGQQREFERVVASVDVGVSLGLKVNAGHGLHYTNVRAIAVIDGIVELNIGHAIVAQSIFTGWENAVREMKAIIVDARVAESKE; from the coding sequence ATGAACTTCTTCCTGACCGCGCCGACCGTCATCGATCTCGGTGTCAACATCGATCATGTCGCGACGCTGCGCAACATGCGCGGTACAGCTTATCCCGACCCGATCCGTGCCGCGCTAGCCGCCGAGCAGGCTGGTGCCGACGCGATCACGTTGCACCTACGCGAGGATCGCCGACACATTCGCGATGCCGACGTGCGCGCGCTGCGCCCATTGCTTACCACCCGCATGAACCTTGAATGCGCGATCACCCAGGAAATGCTCGACATCACCTGCGAGGTCCGACCGCACGACGCCTGCTTGGTGCCCGAGAAGCGTGAGGAGCTGACCACTGAGGGCGGCCTTGACGTGGCTGGCCATTTCGAGAGCGTGCGTACCGCCTGCCGGCAGCTCGCCGAATCCGGCGTGCGCGTGGCGCTGTTCATCGATCCCGAGGTTGAACAGATTCGCGCCGCACACGAGGCCGGCGCGCCGGTGATTGAACTGCACACCGGCACCTACGCGGAAGCGCATAACGCGACCGGTCAGCAGCGCGAATTCGAGCGCGTGGTAGCCAGTGTGGACGTCGGCGTCTCGCTAGGCCTGAAGGTCAACGCAGGCCACGGCCTGCACTACACAAACGTACGGGCGATCGCCGTGATCGACGGTATCGTCGAGCTGAACATCGGCCACGCGATCGTCGCGCAGTCGATCTTCACCGGCTGGGAAAATGCGGTGCGTGAGATGAAGGCAATCATCGTCGACGCGCGTGTGGCGGAATCGAAGGAATAG
- a CDS encoding orotate phosphoribosyltransferase, whose product MIGFDRQTISDTTAKILLEVQAVHFNAEKLFILTSGWASPVYIDCRKLISYPRVRRGLTEMAEATILRDIGFEQIDAVAGGETAGIPFAAWIADRMMLPMQYVRKKPKGFGRNAQIEGHLEEGSRVLLVEDLTTDSRSKINFINALRTARAEVNHCFVLFHYNIFKESVSVLKNIDVDLHALATWWDVLRVAKALGYFETKTLDEVEKFLHTPTEWSTAHGGSTAPKKF is encoded by the coding sequence ATGATAGGCTTCGATCGTCAAACGATCTCCGATACCACTGCAAAAATCCTGCTCGAAGTGCAGGCGGTGCACTTCAACGCAGAAAAGCTGTTCATCCTCACGTCCGGTTGGGCGAGTCCAGTCTATATCGACTGCCGCAAACTGATCTCCTATCCGCGCGTGCGCCGGGGCCTGACAGAGATGGCGGAAGCGACAATCCTGCGTGATATCGGTTTCGAGCAGATCGACGCGGTGGCGGGAGGCGAGACCGCCGGTATTCCATTCGCGGCCTGGATCGCCGACCGTATGATGTTGCCGATGCAGTACGTACGTAAAAAACCAAAGGGTTTTGGTCGCAATGCGCAGATCGAGGGTCACTTGGAAGAGGGCTCGCGCGTGCTGCTGGTTGAGGATCTGACCACCGACAGCCGAAGCAAGATCAACTTCATCAACGCTCTGCGTACCGCCCGGGCCGAGGTGAACCACTGCTTCGTGCTGTTCCACTACAACATCTTCAAGGAAAGCGTCTCAGTCTTGAAGAACATCGACGTAGACCTGCACGCTCTGGCCACTTGGTGGGATGTTCTGCGCGTGGCCAAGGCTTTGGGGTACTTCGAGACTAAGACGCTCGACGAGGTCGAGAAATTCCTGCACACTCCGACCGAGTGGTCGACCGCACACGGCGGTTCCACCGCACCCAAAAAATTTTAA
- a CDS encoding IS5 family transposase: MHKKGEPKARYRVKNWAAYNEGLINRGNVTIWIDEAVLARIPDAIPTRGRQCLYGDTLIQALLGVKTVYRLTLRALQGFTQSLRDLAFPSMPVPNYTTLCRRAKTLDVELPILRDNEPIHLVVDSTGLKVYGEGEWKVRQHGYSKRRTCRKVHLALNANTGQVHAALMTNQNVADGDALAKLLDQIPREEKIDVIGGDSAYDTKPCHAAIAARSAIPSIPPREGAAHWPADMPGAAWRNGAVDAIARDGRREWKQHSGYHRRSLAENAMYRFKTLTGHGLWARHIAAQATKVAVRGGVINRMADLARPQSVRIA; encoded by the coding sequence ATACACAAGAAAGGTGAGCCGAAGGCACGCTACCGTGTCAAAAATTGGGCGGCCTATAATGAAGGCCTGATCAACCGGGGGAACGTAACAATATGGATAGATGAAGCCGTCCTTGCCAGAATACCCGATGCCATACCCACACGTGGTCGCCAGTGTCTATACGGCGATACGCTGATTCAGGCATTACTTGGCGTGAAGACCGTCTATCGACTGACCTTGCGCGCCCTGCAAGGTTTTACCCAAAGTCTGCGCGATTTGGCCTTCCCGAGCATGCCGGTGCCGAATTACACCACGCTCTGTCGCCGTGCAAAAACGCTTGATGTAGAACTGCCGATCCTTCGTGACAATGAACCGATCCATCTGGTTGTCGACAGCACCGGTCTGAAGGTCTATGGAGAAGGTGAATGGAAGGTGCGCCAGCACGGCTACTCGAAGCGGCGCACGTGCCGTAAAGTCCATCTCGCGCTCAACGCGAATACAGGTCAAGTGCATGCCGCGCTAATGACGAATCAGAATGTGGCTGACGGTGACGCTCTGGCCAAGTTGCTCGACCAGATTCCACGCGAAGAAAAAATCGATGTCATCGGCGGTGACAGTGCCTACGACACCAAGCCATGCCATGCGGCCATTGCTGCGCGCAGTGCTATTCCTTCGATTCCGCCACGCGAGGGTGCCGCTCATTGGCCAGCGGATATGCCCGGTGCGGCGTGGCGTAATGGCGCGGTTGATGCAATTGCCCGTGACGGTCGTCGAGAATGGAAGCAACACAGTGGCTACCACCGGCGATCGCTTGCCGAGAATGCGATGTATCGGTTCAAGACCCTCACCGGCCACGGTCTCTGGGCGCGTCACATCGCCGCGCAGGCGACCAAGGTCGCCGTTCGCGGCGGCGTCATCAACCGCATGGCGGACCTCGCTCGTCCGCAATCCGTTCGTATCGCTTGA
- the rplU gene encoding 50S ribosomal protein L21 produces MYAVIKTGGKQYKVAVGEKIKVEQIPADIDAEITLDQVLAVGEGESIQFGTPLVSGVSVKATVISHGRHAKVTIFKMRRRKHYQKHGGHRQNYTELRIDAVIDQK; encoded by the coding sequence ATGTACGCGGTCATAAAAACCGGTGGCAAGCAGTACAAGGTTGCCGTCGGTGAAAAAATCAAAGTAGAACAAATACCGGCAGACATTGACGCAGAAATCACGCTCGACCAAGTTCTCGCGGTAGGCGAAGGCGAATCGATTCAGTTCGGTACGCCGCTGGTCAGTGGGGTTTCCGTCAAGGCTACCGTTATCTCCCACGGTCGTCATGCCAAGGTTACCATCTTCAAGATGCGTCGCCGGAAGCACTACCAAAAACATGGCGGCCACCGCCAGAACTACACTGAACTGCGCATTGACGCGGTTATTGATCAAAAATGA
- a CDS encoding IS5 family transposase gives MCKDIHKTGEPKARYRVRNWAAYNEGLISRGNVTIWIDEAVLARMPDAIPTRGRPCVYGDTLIQALLGVKTVYRLTLRALQGFTQSLRDLAFPSLPVPNYTTLCRRAKTLDVELPILRDNEPIHLVVDSTGLKVYGEGEWKVRQHGYSKRRTWRKVHLALNANTGQVHAALMTNQNVADGDALAKLLDQIPREEQIDVIGGDGAYDTKPCHAAIAARSAIPSIPPREGAAHWPADMPGAAWRNGAVDAIARDGRREWKQHSGYHRRSLAENAMYRFKTLTGHCLWARHIAAQATEVSVRVGVINRMADLARPQSVRIA, from the coding sequence ATGTGCAAGGACATACACAAGACAGGTGAGCCGAAGGCACGCTACCGTGTCAGGAATTGGGCAGCCTATAATGAAGGCCTGATCAGCCGGGGGAACGTAACAATATGGATAGATGAAGCCGTCCTTGCCAGAATGCCCGATGCCATACCCACACGTGGTCGCCCGTGTGTATACGGCGATACGCTGATTCAGGCATTACTTGGCGTGAAGACCGTCTATCGACTGACCTTGCGCGCCCTGCAAGGTTTCACCCAAAGTCTGCGCGATTTGGCCTTCCCGAGCTTGCCGGTGCCGAATTACACCACGCTCTGTCGCCGGGCAAAAACGCTTGATGTCGAACTGCCGATCCTTCGTGACAATGAACCGATCCATCTGGTTGTCGACAGCACCGGTCTGAAGGTCTATGGAGAAGGTGAATGGAAGGTGCGCCAGCACGGCTACTCGAAGCGGCGCACGTGGCGTAAAGTCCATCTCGCGCTCAACGCGAATACAGGTCAAGTGCATGCCGCGCTAATGACGAATCAGAATGTGGCTGACGGTGACGCTCTGGCCAAGTTGCTCGACCAGATTCCACGCGAAGAACAAATCGATGTCATCGGCGGTGACGGTGCCTACGACACCAAGCCATGCCATGCGGCCATTGCTGCACGCAGTGCTATTCCTTCGATTCCGCCACGCGAGGGTGCCGCTCATTGGCCAGCGGATATGCCCGGTGCGGCGTGGCGTAATGGCGCGGTTGATGCAATTGCCCGTGACGGTCGTCGAGAATGGAAGCAACACAGTGGCTACCACCGGCGATCGCTTGCCGAGAATGCGATGTATCGGTTCAAGACCCTCACCGGCCACTGTCTCTGGGCGCGTCACATCGCCGCGCAAGCGACCGAGGTCTCCGTTCGCGTCGGCGTCATCAACCGCATGGCGGACCTCGCTCGTCCGCAATCCGTTCGTATCGCCTGA